A genome region from Nocardia sp. NBC_01730 includes the following:
- the aztB gene encoding zinc ABC transporter permease AztB, with translation MEWLFAPFEVAFVQRAMWGGLLVSCVCALAGTWVVVRGMAFLGDAMANGMLPGVAVASLLGGNLLLGAAISCAAMAFGVSILGRNRRFAPDTAIGLLFVGMLATGVIIVSRSQSFAVDLTGLLFGDVLAVRERDLGYLAAALVVAAAVAVLGHRAFVALTFDPRKAHTLGLRPRAAHAVLVGLVTLAIVASFHIVGTLLVFGLLIAPPAAAMYWSSRIPVIMLAAAALGSLSTIAGLWISWHADIAAGATIAAVAVGTFFVSAMAFALRDRVRSVRGGAGAMLMVVLAALPLVGCGAGGGDASVTEETTHGYVTGAEEMAEPQTRLVVADGSTGAVRVIDLITEGVLPADRVEGVRRIAGDGRFAYLGAADSVRVVDSGAWMVDHGDHVHYYRAQLRTVGAVPGAEVADAQSDPMVAAVGFDNGGTILLDRGALDAGSITDRGRVDRGAAVPFAEHLVVATADRVEVRTRDGAVAATATEPCLDPRGHAVTRRGLVIGCVDGALVLARRDGGFGTEKIPYPHGMAGRVAEFTHRPGSTTLTALAGSDGVWVLDIRKKTWTRVPIADAVAVNTAGEGSALLVLTRDGVLHALDVGTGGQAAQVALLAAPVVDGTPPPVIEVDANRAYVNDPAGRTVHEIAYNDNLRSARTFPLDIAPTLMVETGR, from the coding sequence ATGGAGTGGCTGTTCGCCCCGTTCGAGGTGGCTTTCGTGCAACGAGCGATGTGGGGCGGGCTGCTGGTGTCCTGCGTGTGCGCACTGGCCGGAACGTGGGTGGTGGTGCGCGGCATGGCCTTTCTCGGCGATGCGATGGCCAACGGCATGCTGCCAGGGGTCGCGGTGGCCTCGTTGCTCGGCGGCAACCTGCTGTTGGGTGCGGCGATCAGCTGCGCGGCAATGGCGTTCGGTGTCTCGATCCTCGGACGCAATAGACGGTTCGCGCCCGACACCGCGATCGGACTTCTGTTCGTCGGGATGCTTGCGACGGGTGTGATCATCGTTTCGCGCTCCCAGTCGTTCGCGGTCGACCTGACCGGCCTCCTGTTCGGCGACGTGCTGGCTGTGCGGGAACGCGACCTCGGCTATCTGGCCGCTGCGCTCGTGGTCGCGGCGGCGGTGGCCGTCCTCGGCCATCGGGCCTTTGTCGCGCTCACCTTCGACCCACGCAAGGCGCACACGCTCGGGCTGCGCCCCAGGGCGGCGCACGCAGTGCTGGTCGGTCTGGTGACGCTGGCGATCGTCGCGTCGTTCCACATAGTCGGCACCCTGCTCGTCTTCGGGTTGCTGATCGCCCCGCCCGCGGCGGCGATGTACTGGTCGAGCCGCATCCCGGTGATCATGCTCGCCGCCGCCGCGCTGGGATCGCTGTCCACCATTGCGGGACTGTGGATTTCATGGCATGCGGACATCGCTGCCGGGGCCACGATCGCTGCCGTCGCGGTGGGGACGTTCTTCGTGTCCGCAATGGCCTTCGCGCTACGAGATCGGGTCCGGTCGGTCAGAGGAGGAGCGGGGGCGATGCTGATGGTCGTTCTCGCCGCTCTGCCATTGGTGGGCTGCGGCGCGGGCGGCGGGGACGCTTCAGTCACCGAGGAGACGACACACGGCTATGTCACGGGCGCGGAGGAAATGGCCGAGCCGCAGACACGTCTGGTGGTGGCGGACGGGAGCACCGGCGCGGTCCGGGTCATCGACCTCATCACCGAAGGGGTCCTGCCGGCCGACCGGGTCGAGGGCGTACGCCGCATCGCCGGTGACGGTCGGTTCGCCTACCTTGGCGCAGCGGACTCGGTGCGAGTCGTCGACAGCGGCGCATGGATGGTCGACCACGGGGACCATGTCCACTACTACCGCGCACAGCTCCGCACCGTCGGCGCCGTGCCCGGCGCGGAAGTGGCTGACGCGCAGAGCGATCCGATGGTCGCGGCCGTCGGCTTCGACAACGGCGGGACGATTCTGCTCGACCGCGGCGCGCTCGATGCCGGTTCGATCACCGACCGCGGTCGCGTCGACCGCGGTGCCGCTGTGCCCTTCGCCGAGCACCTCGTCGTCGCCACCGCCGACCGAGTCGAGGTGCGGACCCGAGATGGAGCGGTCGCGGCGACCGCCACCGAGCCCTGCCTGGACCCCCGCGGCCACGCGGTGACACGGCGCGGACTCGTGATCGGTTGCGTCGACGGCGCGTTGGTGCTCGCGCGGCGCGACGGAGGATTCGGTACCGAGAAGATCCCGTACCCGCACGGAATGGCCGGCCGCGTCGCCGAATTCACCCATCGCCCGGGCAGCACCACCCTGACCGCCCTTGCCGGGAGCGACGGCGTCTGGGTGCTGGACATCAGGAAGAAGACCTGGACTCGGGTGCCGATCGCGGACGCCGTCGCGGTGAACACCGCAGGCGAGGGCTCCGCACTGCTGGTGCTGACCCGCGACGGCGTCTTGCACGCCCTCGATGTCGGAACCGGGGGGCAGGCCGCGCAAGTTGCGCTGCTCGCCGCGCCGGTGGTCGACGGGACGCCGCCGCCGGTGATCGAGGTCGATGCCAACCGCGCCTACGTGAACGACCCGGCGGGCCGCACCGTGCACGAAATCGCCTACAACGACAACCTTCGCTCGGCCCGCACCTTCCCCTTGGACATCGCCCCGACACTGATGGTGGAGACCGGCCGATGA
- the aztA gene encoding zinc ABC transporter ATP-binding protein AztA produces MRHTTVHAIRVQRVHAGYHGRPVLYDVTASIPRGRITALVGPNGSGKSTLLGVLAGVVPPEQGAVHRTTAHRPAIVVQHTAIPATLPLTVRDTVAMGRWAHRGPWRRLSSEDHAIVHRCLERMAVGDLAPRRLDTLSGGQRQRVLLAQALAQESDVLLLDEPAAGLDSESHQEISRVLTELGDQGVTIVQATHDHEEARRADHCLVLRDGQVRAEGPPATALSDR; encoded by the coding sequence ATGCGACACACTACGGTGCACGCGATCCGCGTCCAGCGGGTCCACGCCGGATACCACGGACGGCCGGTCCTCTACGACGTGACCGCGTCGATTCCGCGCGGACGGATCACAGCGCTGGTCGGACCCAACGGATCGGGAAAGTCGACGCTGCTGGGCGTACTGGCGGGCGTCGTGCCGCCGGAGCAGGGCGCGGTGCACCGTACGACCGCGCACCGTCCCGCAATCGTGGTGCAGCACACCGCGATTCCCGCGACGCTACCGTTGACGGTCCGCGACACGGTCGCGATGGGCCGGTGGGCACATCGCGGCCCGTGGCGGCGGCTGTCCAGCGAGGACCACGCCATCGTGCATCGCTGTCTGGAACGCATGGCCGTCGGCGATCTCGCGCCGCGCCGCCTCGACACCCTCTCTGGCGGTCAGCGCCAGCGCGTGTTACTCGCCCAGGCGCTGGCCCAGGAATCCGACGTGCTACTGCTCGACGAACCTGCCGCCGGCCTAGATTCGGAGTCACACCAGGAGATTTCGCGCGTCCTCACCGAGCTCGGCGACCAGGGTGTCACCATCGTCCAAGCCACCCACGATCACGAGGAAGCACGGCGTGCCGACCACTGCCTCGTCCTGCGCGATGGGCAGGTCCGGGCCGAGGGGCCCCCGGCAACGGCGCTGTCCGACCGGTGA
- a CDS encoding DUF3179 domain-containing (seleno)protein, whose protein sequence is MSRADGFSPARKRPWFLPLNNPPVVDANHAGHMRDDDPVVGVLVGAQARAYPWWILANHHLVNDTFLLSEEPEGYLWTEAMTGTGEPGYPWFPSTPVVLSLCEACSATSAFVPIPDSDSAQPLVFSLVERTANSPYRALGTFTIADVETHSRWHPFTGRAHSGPLAGAQLRRLPAFIDHWGSWSRDFPATTVALAGDEMRIRPHVAHLPGVLDPDAAHTSLREVRLHSPALIDHRLPPAELVLGAGDAATGAAIAIPVAALRSHGGVLQTELAKRPLLFTLAGDFRGLVFERELDEAAVEFRAGSLIDHLGGTWDHLGACHSGPHLGRQLSQAPDGYLSKWSEWSLAHPGADIIG, encoded by the coding sequence ATGAGCCGCGCCGACGGCTTCTCCCCGGCGCGGAAGCGGCCGTGGTTCCTGCCGCTGAACAACCCGCCGGTCGTCGATGCGAACCACGCGGGTCACATGCGTGACGACGATCCGGTGGTCGGCGTGCTCGTCGGTGCGCAGGCGCGAGCCTATCCGTGGTGGATCCTCGCCAACCACCACCTGGTCAACGATACGTTTCTGCTGTCCGAGGAGCCTGAAGGCTACCTGTGGACCGAGGCGATGACCGGCACCGGTGAACCGGGCTATCCGTGGTTTCCCAGCACCCCGGTCGTGTTGAGCCTGTGCGAGGCATGCAGTGCGACATCGGCGTTCGTTCCGATCCCCGACAGCGACAGCGCGCAGCCACTGGTATTCAGCCTGGTGGAGCGAACAGCCAACAGCCCGTACCGGGCGCTCGGCACCTTCACCATCGCGGATGTCGAAACGCACAGCCGCTGGCATCCGTTCACCGGCCGCGCGCACAGCGGACCGCTCGCGGGCGCGCAGCTGCGCCGGCTCCCGGCCTTCATCGACCACTGGGGTTCCTGGTCGCGCGACTTCCCTGCGACGACCGTGGCGCTGGCCGGTGACGAGATGCGCATCCGTCCGCATGTGGCGCACCTGCCCGGGGTGCTCGATCCCGACGCCGCCCACACCAGTCTGCGCGAGGTGCGCCTGCACAGTCCCGCACTCATCGATCATCGACTGCCGCCGGCGGAGCTGGTCTTGGGCGCCGGTGACGCGGCCACGGGCGCCGCGATCGCGATACCGGTGGCCGCACTGCGTTCGCACGGCGGCGTCCTGCAGACTGAACTCGCTAAGCGACCGTTGCTGTTCACCCTGGCGGGCGACTTCCGTGGGCTGGTCTTCGAACGCGAGCTGGACGAGGCTGCCGTCGAGTTCCGCGCCGGCAGCCTCATCGACCATCTCGGCGGCACCTGGGATCATCTCGGCGCCTGTCACAGCGGTCCGCATCTGGGTCGTCAGCTGTCCCAAGCCCCGGACGGCTATCTCTCGAAATGGTCTGAATGGAGCCTCGCTCACCCCGGTGCCGACATCATCGGATGA
- the leuD gene encoding 3-isopropylmalate dehydratase small subunit, whose amino-acid sequence MAGSTRTGVVAPLLIDNVNTDLIIRSRDIPPRAGDDCGRHLFACWRGRSDAPFVLERPEFRAASLLLTGANFGCGSSREAAVWALRDAGIEAIIAPSFGSIFAANCVQNQIVPVMLPSSWIGEIAAMITARTTIALTIDIARTAVVLPDGRSVRFELTTVHRTLLGTGRTAIDLIRAHSGAIADFRSRDQHRRPWVYQGR is encoded by the coding sequence ATGGCCGGCTCGACCCGCACCGGGGTGGTTGCTCCCCTGCTGATCGATAATGTGAACACCGATCTCATCATCCGTTCCCGCGACATTCCGCCCCGTGCGGGCGACGACTGCGGCCGGCACCTGTTCGCCTGCTGGCGGGGCCGGTCCGACGCACCGTTCGTGTTGGAACGCCCGGAATTTCGCGCGGCGAGCCTGCTGCTCACCGGGGCGAATTTCGGCTGCGGCAGTTCCCGTGAGGCCGCGGTCTGGGCGCTGCGGGACGCAGGCATCGAAGCGATCATCGCGCCGAGCTTCGGATCCATCTTCGCCGCCAACTGCGTGCAGAACCAGATCGTGCCCGTGATGTTGCCGAGCAGCTGGATCGGCGAGATCGCCGCCATGATCACCGCGCGCACGACTATCGCCCTCACCATCGATATCGCGCGGACCGCGGTCGTGCTCCCGGACGGGCGCTCGGTGCGATTCGAGCTGACGACCGTGCACCGCACGCTGCTGGGTACCGGCCGCACGGCCATCGACCTGATCCGGGCGCACAGTGGCGCCATCGCCGACTTCCGGTCTCGCGACCAGCACCGTCGACCGTGGGTCTACCAGGGTCGATAA
- a CDS encoding 3-isopropylmalate dehydratase large subunit, translated as MDTTTRKAPSSVIDKIWAQHVVADLGGGACVLHIDRLMLHDRGGGLVLRKLTDAGTPVARPESVFATVDHVVETKPGRTDRTSVPGGATFIGELRAGARRHALRLFDVNDPGQGIVHVISPETGIALPGMTLSCNDSHTCTVGGVGALGWGVGTTELEYALATGCVLMEAPRPMRIELTGSMPAGTTAKDLVLHLIGVVGADGARGYAVEFTGDVVRRMSIEERLTICNMAVEFGARTAIVAPDDTTFEFLSGTPHAPTGPAWDQALSQWRVLFSDPGAPYAAALSVACDSVAPQVTWGTSPAQVVSVRGCVPAPEGIRADDIDRALRYMGLSPGQPVLGIPIDVAFIGSCTNSRLSDLRAAAAVLHGRTVAPGVQAICVPGSQEVKRRAELEGLAEVFVAAGFAWREPGCSMCFYAGGEGFGGRRVITTTNRNFEHRQGPAARSHLAGPATVAASAVAGAITDPRAL; from the coding sequence ATGGACACAACGACGCGAAAAGCGCCGTCGAGCGTCATCGACAAGATCTGGGCGCAGCATGTGGTGGCCGACCTCGGCGGTGGCGCCTGTGTCCTGCATATAGATCGACTCATGCTGCACGACCGCGGTGGTGGGCTGGTATTGCGCAAGTTGACCGACGCGGGCACACCCGTGGCGCGACCGGAGTCGGTGTTCGCGACGGTCGATCACGTCGTGGAGACGAAGCCCGGCCGCACCGATCGGACATCGGTGCCGGGTGGTGCGACATTCATCGGTGAACTGCGCGCGGGAGCGCGCCGGCACGCGCTGCGCCTGTTCGATGTGAACGATCCCGGTCAGGGCATCGTCCATGTGATCTCGCCCGAGACCGGGATCGCGCTGCCGGGAATGACGTTGTCGTGCAATGACAGTCACACCTGCACGGTCGGCGGAGTCGGAGCGCTCGGCTGGGGCGTCGGCACGACGGAGCTGGAGTACGCGCTCGCCACCGGATGTGTGCTGATGGAAGCGCCGCGCCCGATGCGGATCGAGTTGACCGGATCGATGCCGGCGGGCACGACCGCCAAAGACCTGGTGTTGCATCTGATCGGTGTGGTCGGCGCCGACGGAGCGCGCGGATACGCGGTCGAATTCACCGGAGACGTGGTGCGGCGTATGTCGATCGAGGAGCGTTTGACGATCTGCAATATGGCTGTCGAATTCGGCGCGCGCACGGCGATTGTCGCCCCGGACGACACGACCTTCGAGTTCCTGTCCGGCACACCGCATGCCCCGACGGGACCCGCCTGGGACCAAGCGCTGAGCCAGTGGCGTGTTCTGTTCTCGGATCCCGGTGCACCCTATGCCGCGGCACTGTCGGTCGCCTGCGATTCTGTCGCCCCGCAGGTGACTTGGGGGACGAGCCCGGCGCAAGTCGTCTCGGTTCGCGGCTGCGTCCCCGCGCCCGAAGGAATACGGGCCGACGACATCGACCGGGCGCTGCGCTATATGGGGCTCTCCCCTGGACAGCCGGTTCTCGGCATACCGATCGACGTGGCGTTCATCGGATCCTGCACGAACAGTCGCCTGTCGGATCTGCGTGCGGCGGCGGCGGTGCTGCACGGCCGGACGGTCGCCCCAGGCGTGCAAGCGATCTGCGTGCCCGGTTCACAGGAGGTGAAGCGCCGAGCCGAACTCGAGGGTCTTGCCGAGGTATTCGTCGCCGCAGGCTTCGCCTGGCGGGAGCCGGGGTGCTCGATGTGCTTCTACGCCGGAGGGGAAGGATTCGGCGGCCGCCGCGTGATCACGACCACGAACCGGAACTTCGAGCACCGCCAGGGGCCGGCGGCGCGCTCCCACCTGGCCGGCCCGGCTACCGTAGCCGCCTCGGCCGTGGCGGGCGCGATCACCGACCCGAGAGCGCTCTGA
- a CDS encoding class I adenylate-forming enzyme family protein, with the protein MFGERLATALAAWPDHRPAVVDEEHTPPRVMTFGELRVAVRRYRRQLAALGVGPGHLVPLLTRQTPESVAVACALLLQGAAFCFLSERFSPADRRWLVERMDPVGVLVDEFGTGLLSDDDRAAFPPIRVRPGGLDRSVDQVRAGSARFPGIAEAHFSSGSTGRPKAVLGTRRGLEHFADVQIAGSGITANDRLLCNVGFGSNLGLVQIFSALFTGAALHLSRARGKELGDVIRRSGITGLGGATPMWTAALATGAVDEPLFGDVPTLRYIFTGGLHMPRSRLRQLFARLGPGVRVFEIYGQAEVRQMTHFPINAPEHRHRIDSVGRAVEGSTLFIARDEQALAPVGTVGEIAHIGPGIMHGYLGRPELTAAELRTHGAFPGQTVVYTGDLGYQDEDGYVYIKSRGSRVITLDDGTRVWPTEVESALAAHPEVVDAVAVGVRVDGRTAVAVAVLARDGVEAAELSTELVHALPTSAVPAHIAIWPELPVTPNGKPAVAQIATMLAAEIDGA; encoded by the coding sequence ATGTTCGGTGAACGACTCGCGACCGCGCTTGCCGCCTGGCCGGACCACCGCCCTGCCGTCGTCGACGAAGAACACACGCCCCCGCGAGTGATGACGTTCGGTGAGCTGCGGGTGGCGGTCCGCCGGTACCGCAGGCAACTCGCCGCGCTCGGCGTCGGCCCCGGCCACCTGGTGCCGCTGCTCACCCGGCAGACCCCGGAATCCGTCGCGGTGGCCTGTGCGCTGCTGCTGCAAGGTGCCGCGTTCTGCTTTCTCAGTGAACGGTTCTCGCCCGCCGATCGGCGATGGCTCGTCGAGCGAATGGATCCCGTCGGAGTGCTTGTCGACGAGTTCGGCACCGGGCTGCTGTCGGACGACGACCGGGCGGCATTCCCCCCGATTCGAGTGCGGCCCGGCGGCCTCGACCGGTCGGTGGACCAGGTTCGCGCCGGTTCTGCCCGTTTTCCGGGCATCGCGGAGGCACACTTTTCCTCGGGGTCGACCGGGCGCCCGAAAGCCGTCCTCGGCACCCGTCGGGGGTTGGAGCACTTCGCCGACGTGCAGATCGCCGGAAGTGGGATCACGGCGAACGACCGGCTGTTGTGCAACGTCGGTTTCGGCAGCAATCTCGGTCTCGTCCAGATCTTCAGTGCGCTGTTCACCGGCGCGGCACTGCATTTGAGCCGGGCCAGGGGCAAGGAACTCGGCGACGTGATCAGGCGGTCGGGGATCACCGGTCTCGGCGGGGCCACGCCGATGTGGACGGCCGCACTGGCGACCGGCGCCGTCGACGAGCCGCTGTTCGGCGATGTTCCGACGCTGCGCTACATCTTCACCGGTGGACTGCACATGCCGCGTTCACGTCTGCGGCAACTGTTCGCCCGTCTCGGTCCCGGTGTCCGTGTCTTCGAGATCTACGGGCAGGCCGAGGTGCGGCAGATGACGCACTTTCCGATCAACGCACCGGAGCACCGGCACCGGATCGACAGTGTCGGAAGGGCTGTCGAGGGCTCCACATTGTTCATCGCGCGCGATGAACAGGCACTGGCACCGGTCGGGACCGTCGGCGAGATCGCCCATATCGGGCCCGGGATCATGCATGGCTATCTCGGTCGGCCGGAACTGACGGCGGCCGAACTGCGTACCCACGGCGCCTTCCCCGGACAGACGGTGGTCTACACCGGCGACCTCGGTTACCAGGATGAAGACGGCTACGTCTACATCAAGAGCCGTGGGTCCCGGGTGATCACGCTCGATGACGGGACCCGAGTATGGCCCACCGAGGTCGAGAGTGCGCTCGCCGCGCACCCCGAGGTTGTCGATGCCGTCGCGGTGGGCGTGCGCGTGGACGGCCGCACGGCGGTCGCCGTCGCCGTGCTGGCCCGCGATGGTGTCGAAGCGGCCGAGCTGTCGACGGAACTGGTGCACGCGCTGCCCACATCCGCGGTGCCCGCGCACATCGCGATCTGGCCGGAACTACCCGTCACGCCGAACGGGAAACCCGCTGTGGCACAGATTGCGACCATGCTGGCGGCCGAGATCGACGGTGCGTAA
- a CDS encoding Rieske 2Fe-2S domain-containing protein: protein MLKSSDNERLVRVSSGTPMGELMRHYWHPIAPVAELDASPLRTKEVRLLGEDLVLFRDRGGRLGLIDRYCSHRRVNLALGMVEQDGIRCPYHGWKFAADGSCIDQPFEMTVQGNDHFARSCGIPGYPVQELAGLVWAYLGAGSAPLLPRWAPLVWDEAVRDISIAELPCNWLQCQENSLDPVHTEWLHTNYPNYLRQVTNMGDETRFEGLGPTAGKRHRRIRFYDFEYGMAKARMVEGDIGTEEDWTVGHPVIFPHILVTGCQFAYTMQFRVPIDDTHTNHISLYVFPTAPGTKAPRQRQIPYRYVPLKDEFGDWILNFSFNQDYMAWVEQGAIAERDREKLGVSDTGIIKYRKLLLRELHKLERGDEPMNIFRDPAANVCVDFPRERIKHGMVTRPIYKPGPGEVSGIAGEYGWSSDTELIEQALATWDTIPEHARPARTTETGPHVR from the coding sequence ATGTTGAAATCGTCCGACAATGAACGCCTCGTGCGGGTGAGTAGCGGAACCCCGATGGGCGAATTGATGCGTCATTACTGGCATCCGATCGCGCCCGTCGCGGAATTGGACGCCAGCCCGCTGCGCACCAAGGAGGTGCGCCTGCTCGGCGAAGATCTGGTGCTGTTCCGTGATCGCGGTGGGCGACTGGGGCTGATCGATCGCTACTGTTCGCACCGTCGGGTGAACCTCGCGTTGGGCATGGTCGAGCAGGATGGCATCCGATGCCCGTACCACGGCTGGAAGTTCGCCGCCGATGGTTCGTGCATCGACCAGCCCTTCGAGATGACCGTGCAGGGCAACGATCATTTCGCCCGTAGCTGCGGCATACCCGGGTATCCGGTCCAGGAACTTGCGGGGCTGGTGTGGGCATATCTCGGCGCCGGATCCGCGCCGCTGCTGCCGCGGTGGGCGCCGCTGGTGTGGGACGAGGCCGTGCGTGACATCTCCATTGCCGAGCTACCGTGCAATTGGCTTCAGTGCCAGGAGAATTCGCTCGATCCGGTGCACACCGAGTGGCTGCACACCAACTACCCGAACTATCTGCGCCAGGTCACGAACATGGGGGACGAGACCCGGTTCGAAGGGCTCGGCCCGACAGCGGGCAAGCGGCATCGTCGAATTCGCTTCTACGACTTCGAATACGGCATGGCGAAAGCGCGGATGGTGGAGGGCGACATCGGAACCGAGGAGGACTGGACGGTCGGCCATCCGGTGATCTTTCCGCATATCCTCGTCACCGGCTGCCAGTTCGCCTACACGATGCAATTCCGGGTGCCGATCGACGACACGCACACCAACCACATCTCGCTCTACGTCTTTCCCACTGCGCCCGGAACCAAAGCTCCTCGGCAGCGGCAGATCCCGTATCGCTACGTACCACTGAAAGACGAATTCGGCGACTGGATCCTGAATTTCAGCTTCAACCAGGACTACATGGCCTGGGTGGAGCAGGGTGCCATCGCTGAGCGCGATCGGGAGAAGCTGGGCGTCTCCGACACCGGCATCATCAAGTACCGAAAGCTGCTGTTACGCGAACTGCACAAGCTGGAGCGGGGTGACGAGCCGATGAACATCTTCCGGGATCCGGCGGCCAACGTGTGTGTCGACTTCCCTCGCGAGCGAATCAAACACGGCATGGTGACCCGCCCGATCTACAAGCCAGGACCGGGCGAGGTCAGCGGAATCGCGGGCGAATACGGCTGGAGCTCCGACACCGAGCTCATCGAGCAAGCCCTCGCCACCTGGGACACGATTCCCGAACACGCCCGTCCGGCCCGCACGACGGAGACCGGGCCGCATGTTCGGTGA